The bacterium genome includes a region encoding these proteins:
- the flhB gene encoding flagellar biosynthesis protein FlhB encodes MTDERTEKATPKRRQDSKNEGQVSKSQDLNMAVTLTISFWVLSIFAPFVSEKLRDITVNTLSNLNPHLVTKENFVGFFSNYVWSAINILLPIMLFIMLAGVAINFIQVGPIFTTKTITPDFSKLGPEKLIKGFQKFFQLKSFVELAKSIIKGSIVGAIGYSVIKKREVELVSLLGSDIMTSIHVIGSVLFEIFFQICLVLFVLGIIDKKYQDYEYEKSIKMTKQETKDERKNQEGDPMIKSKIRGIQMRFAMQRMMGSVPSADVIITNPTHYAIALRYDTTKAPAPQVVAKGVDFVAFKIREIAENNKIPVVENKPLARTLYKIVPLDGMVPAELYVAVAEVLAYVYKTNRSKGNIR; translated from the coding sequence ATGACAGACGAACGGACAGAAAAGGCGACGCCCAAGCGAAGGCAGGATTCAAAAAATGAAGGGCAGGTATCCAAAAGTCAAGATCTTAACATGGCTGTTACTTTGACAATAAGTTTTTGGGTTCTTTCTATTTTTGCGCCGTTTGTTAGCGAAAAACTCAGGGATATTACGGTAAACACACTTTCAAATCTGAATCCTCATCTTGTTACCAAAGAAAATTTTGTCGGTTTTTTTAGTAATTATGTATGGTCTGCAATAAATATACTTTTACCGATAATGCTTTTTATAATGCTTGCAGGTGTAGCAATAAACTTTATACAGGTTGGTCCGATATTTACAACAAAAACTATTACGCCTGATTTTTCTAAACTAGGTCCTGAAAAACTAATTAAAGGTTTTCAAAAATTTTTTCAGCTGAAAAGTTTTGTTGAATTGGCCAAATCCATTATTAAAGGCTCAATAGTCGGAGCCATAGGTTATTCTGTTATTAAAAAAAGAGAAGTAGAACTTGTTTCCCTTTTGGGGTCTGATATCATGACCTCTATTCATGTAATAGGCAGTGTTTTATTTGAAATATTCTTTCAGATTTGTTTGGTACTTTTTGTCCTCGGCATAATCGATAAAAAATATCAGGATTATGAATATGAAAAATCTATCAAAATGACTAAGCAGGAAACAAAAGACGAACGCAAAAATCAGGAAGGAGATCCTATGATTAAATCAAAAATCAGAGGAATCCAAATGCGTTTTGCTATGCAAAGGATGATGGGTTCTGTTCCTTCTGCTGATGTTATAATTACAAACCCGACTCATTATGCCATCGCCTTAAGATATGACACAACAAAAGCGCCTGCTCCTCAGGTTGTAGCAAAAGGTGTGGATTTTGTGGCTTTTAAAATAAGAGAAATTGCCGAAAATAATAAAATTCCTGTAGTTGAAAATAAACCGCTTGCCCGAACATTGTATAAAATTGTACCATTGGATGGAATGGTTCCGGCAGAATTATATGTTGCAGTAGCAGAAGTATTGGCCTATGTATATAAAA
- the fliR gene encoding flagellar biosynthetic protein FliR has product MTHDFSIFFSTESIITFILVLSRLTGMLTTAPLFSTFPIPMQVKVALAALCAFIMYPFVLQNTNFSAPHDLISLSILLFKETAVGVLIGFASSLLFTAVEIGGQILSIQMGLAIANALDPVTKQHTPIVGQFYLFIASMVFITLNGPQWLFSTVYDSYHSIPIGLNFSFSGQITQQLLFFAGQLFLIAFSIIIPVFSILIIKTILLGVISKILPQLNVFMVAMPSQIYVGLMLMLLLMPSTTIYLSKLFSELLSNLNGIFV; this is encoded by the coding sequence ATGACACACGATTTTTCTATATTTTTTTCAACTGAAAGCATTATTACTTTTATTCTGGTTCTTTCAAGATTAACCGGAATGCTCACAACTGCGCCATTATTTTCCACCTTCCCTATTCCAATGCAGGTAAAGGTAGCTCTTGCGGCCTTATGTGCATTTATTATGTACCCTTTTGTGCTTCAGAATACAAATTTTTCTGCTCCGCATGACCTTATTTCTCTTTCTATTTTACTGTTTAAAGAAACCGCTGTAGGTGTACTTATAGGTTTTGCATCTTCTCTTTTATTTACTGCCGTTGAAATTGGCGGACAGATTTTAAGTATTCAAATGGGTCTTGCTATTGCTAACGCCCTTGACCCCGTAACAAAACAGCACACTCCTATAGTCGGGCAGTTTTATTTATTTATTGCAAGTATGGTTTTTATTACTTTAAACGGCCCTCAATGGCTATTTTCTACAGTTTATGACAGCTATCATTCAATTCCGATAGGTTTGAATTTTAGTTTTTCGGGTCAAATAACCCAACAATTGCTTTTTTTCGCAGGACAACTTTTTTTAATAGCTTTTAGTATAATAATTCCTGTTTTTTCCATACTCATTATCAAGACTATATTGTTGGGCGTTATTTCTAAAATTTTGCCTCAATTAAACGTATTCATGGTTGCAATGCCTTCTCAAATATACGTGGGACTTATGCTTATGTTACTATTAATGCCATCTACAACGATTTACCTCTCAAAACTTTTTAGCGAACTGCTTTCAAATCTAAACGGTATTTTTGTTTGA
- a CDS encoding flagellar biosynthetic protein FliQ, which translates to MEFITILQQTMLLILKLAGPVLLVSMGVGLSIGVIQSVTQIQEATLTFVPKILAGILTIIFLAPWMVEMYITFTNDLFTNLLTYIH; encoded by the coding sequence ATGGAATTTATTACAATATTGCAACAAACAATGCTCCTAATTCTAAAATTAGCAGGACCTGTCTTGCTTGTAAGTATGGGAGTAGGGCTTAGTATCGGTGTTATTCAATCGGTTACTCAAATTCAGGAAGCAACTTTAACTTTTGTTCCAAAAATTTTGGCAGGTATTTTAACTATTATTTTCCTTGCCCCATGGATGGTTGAAATGTACATAACCTTTACAAACGACCTGTTTACAAATCTTCTGACATATATACACTAA
- the fliP gene encoding flagellar type III secretion system pore protein FliP (The bacterial flagellar biogenesis protein FliP forms a type III secretion system (T3SS)-type pore required for flagellar assembly.), giving the protein MAVPNIDINFKNASSPQEFSKGLQILIWLTVLTLAPSIFIMTTAFTRIVIVLSLTRQAIGTAQLPPTQVIVGLALMLTFFVMSPTIGEINEKALQPYMKSEITQEAALKRGIEPLRQFMFRQTNEGDLALFVKLSKIEKPTSMVDIPTFVLMPAFVISELKTAFEIGFLIFIPFLVIDIVISSILVSMGMMFLPPTMIALPFKIILFVLVDGWHLIAKSLVMGFS; this is encoded by the coding sequence ATGGCTGTTCCAAATATTGACATAAACTTTAAAAATGCCTCTTCCCCTCAGGAATTTAGCAAAGGGTTGCAAATTTTAATATGGCTTACTGTATTGACGCTTGCTCCGAGTATTTTTATTATGACAACGGCTTTTACAAGGATTGTAATAGTTCTTTCTCTAACAAGACAGGCCATAGGTACTGCCCAACTTCCGCCTACTCAGGTTATAGTCGGATTAGCATTGATGCTTACTTTCTTTGTAATGTCTCCAACGATTGGAGAAATAAACGAAAAAGCACTTCAGCCCTATATGAAAAGTGAAATAACACAGGAAGCTGCCCTAAAAAGGGGTATTGAACCATTAAGGCAGTTTATGTTCAGGCAAACAAACGAGGGAGATCTTGCTCTTTTTGTTAAGTTAAGCAAAATTGAAAAACCGACCTCTATGGTTGATATTCCTACTTTTGTTTTAATGCCGGCTTTTGTAATAAGCGAGTTAAAAACAGCTTTTGAAATCGGATTTTTGATTTTTATTCCGTTTCTGGTAATAGATATCGTAATTTCAAGCATACTTGTGTCAATGGGTATGATGTTTTTGCCGCCTACAATGATAGCTCTTCCGTTTAAGATAATACTTTTTGTACTTGTAGACGGCTGGCATTTAATAGCAAAATCTCTGGTCATGGGCTTTTCGTAA
- a CDS encoding zf-HC2 domain-containing protein, producing MTDIFSKSDVCSEISEDLSAFIDDELSKEQLAKVYEHLLECNYCRQAYKELKTTQKAIANYFKHSTEELEIPEKTNTDNIISKIVFTQKRRKIIYSVAVLGVLSILSYFSIEIINLNSSEKEVLHKVKFTKEKPALAPLPTISKEFAKKLKDLPLQKNN from the coding sequence ATGACAGATATTTTTTCAAAATCCGATGTTTGCAGCGAAATTTCTGAAGATTTATCGGCTTTTATTGATGATGAGTTGTCAAAAGAACAGCTTGCAAAAGTTTATGAACATTTGCTTGAATGTAATTATTGCAGGCAGGCTTACAAAGAATTGAAAACAACTCAAAAAGCCATTGCTAATTATTTTAAACATTCAACCGAAGAACTGGAAATTCCTGAAAAAACGAATACGGACAATATTATAAGTAAAATTGTCTTTACTCAAAAACGAAGAAAAATTATTTATTCCGTTGCAGTCTTGGGGGTTTTATCAATTTTATCGTATTTTTCTATAGAAATAATTAATTTAAATTCATCGGAAAAAGAAGTTTTGCATAAAGTGAAATTTACAAAAGAAAAACCTGCTTTAGCGCCTTTGCCAACTATATCGAAAGAATTTGCGAAGAAATTAAAAGATCTGCCGCTTCAAAAAAACAATTGA
- a CDS encoding sigma-70 family RNA polymerase sigma factor, with amino-acid sequence MKENLRLIYKNMNLTELIIKCQQDDKLALEELIKRHEKIIYNTLYHLDPNRVDIADIAQEALFRMTRGIKTLKKPVTFKFWLNQIIINLFYDELRRKTRRLATISIDTPYMNTGEDEASPSRDIADTGKMPEEKTLNKELDEVIKESINDLPEQFRLVIVLRELQGLSYEEIAEITKTNIGTVKSRLARARTKLQNQIKPYLEHERGDE; translated from the coding sequence TTGAAAGAAAATTTACGCTTAATTTATAAGAATATGAACCTTACGGAGTTGATAATCAAATGTCAGCAAGACGATAAGCTTGCGCTCGAAGAATTGATAAAAAGACATGAAAAAATAATCTATAATACTTTGTACCACCTTGATCCTAACAGGGTAGATATAGCTGATATAGCGCAAGAAGCCCTTTTTCGGATGACAAGGGGGATTAAAACACTTAAAAAACCTGTAACTTTTAAATTCTGGCTAAATCAAATAATAATAAATCTTTTTTATGACGAGCTTAGAAGAAAAACCAGAAGGCTTGCTACAATATCGATAGATACACCTTATATGAATACAGGGGAAGACGAAGCAAGTCCCTCAAGAGATATCGCCGACACAGGCAAAATGCCTGAAGAAAAAACGTTGAATAAGGAGCTTGACGAAGTAATCAAAGAATCTATAAACGATTTGCCCGAACAATTCAGGCTGGTTATCGTTTTAAGGGAACTACAGGGATTAAGCTACGAAGAAATAGCCGAAATTACAAAAACTAACATTGGTACAGTTAAATCAAGACTCGCAAGAGCAAGAACAAAACTTCAGAACCAGATTAAACCTTACCTTGAACATGAAAGAGGTGATGAATGA
- a CDS encoding HD domain-containing phosphohydrolase, with protein sequence MQVVSVDDLINYKLLPFDVFNENGKRLFEAGETLTPGKILQLKYMPVLYIKEKTEDLEIIDFDYDEDSAYSNTKNAEDEEIKKIYQAYDIKDQYENETSVIPIKTQKAIKNQFKNILDSFDKEGIKDTAACFDVRDKIVEEILPEVNNILYKSQLRLTGDYSYSHGINVAMLSTVLADKLKMGQNSIQEITLAAMLHDIGKTRLPKQVLEKTALSPAETKLIQLHPRLGYKIITEELKLSENIAKVALQHHERGDGSGYPYGLSGNKIAFESHIVMVCNLYDDLTSGKGLIKVSNSKEAIKILLEIGSKWFRTDVLYTFVHMTNYNDDSTIYNY encoded by the coding sequence TTGCAAGTTGTATCAGTAGACGATCTAATAAATTATAAACTGCTCCCGTTTGACGTTTTTAATGAAAACGGGAAAAGACTTTTTGAGGCAGGAGAAACTCTAACTCCGGGCAAGATTTTGCAATTAAAATATATGCCTGTTCTGTACATAAAAGAAAAAACTGAAGATCTTGAAATTATAGATTTTGATTATGATGAAGATTCAGCTTATTCAAATACAAAAAATGCCGAAGATGAAGAAATCAAAAAAATTTATCAAGCTTATGATATTAAAGATCAATATGAAAATGAAACTTCCGTAATTCCGATCAAAACTCAAAAAGCTATAAAAAACCAGTTTAAGAACATTCTTGATTCTTTTGACAAAGAAGGTATTAAAGATACGGCTGCATGCTTTGACGTGAGAGACAAAATTGTTGAAGAAATTTTGCCGGAAGTCAATAATATTCTTTACAAATCTCAATTACGATTAACCGGTGATTATAGTTATTCTCATGGAATAAATGTTGCGATGCTCAGTACTGTCCTGGCAGATAAATTAAAAATGGGACAAAATTCAATACAGGAAATAACCCTTGCGGCAATGCTTCACGACATTGGGAAAACCAGACTGCCAAAACAGGTGCTTGAAAAAACAGCCCTTTCCCCTGCTGAAACAAAGCTTATTCAACTTCATCCGCGTCTGGGGTACAAAATAATCACAGAAGAACTCAAGCTTTCTGAAAACATAGCCAAAGTTGCCTTGCAGCACCATGAGAGAGGAGACGGCTCCGGTTACCCTTACGGGCTTTCAGGCAACAAAATAGCTTTCGAATCTCATATCGTAATGGTATGCAATCTTTATGATGATTTAACTTCGGGAAAAGGTCTTATAAAAGTCAGTAATTCCAAAGAAGCTATAAAAATTCTTCTTGAAATAGGCTCAAAATGGTTTAGGACAGACGTGCTTTATACTTTTGTTCACATGACAAATTATAACGATGATTCTACTATTTATAATTATTAA
- the ricT gene encoding regulatory iron-sulfur-containing complex subunit RicT has protein sequence MYKYGVRLLKNRLYPVKMPKNCEEELQHGQMVLITTEKGQEVAKILRISQCVFQKWGDQLPEPLPYVRALSAVDLQRYEIIQERETAAFLKCTELIETHSLTMRLISTKYTFDEKKVTFYYTAPHRVDFRNLLKDLTQTFRKVRIDLRHIGVRDETAIIEGIGLCGRQFCCCSFLSNFESINIKLAKDQGMPINPSKISGVCGRLLCCLNYEYSNYIDAAADMPPIGSSVMTPDGIGKVAALHFLNANIVVKLEDGRVKEFGKKEIEMLEEDIGNIELDYTVGYQDEDETEVINIAELEEDDSSYTTNI, from the coding sequence ATGTATAAATATGGAGTAAGACTATTAAAAAACAGACTGTATCCTGTTAAAATGCCAAAAAATTGTGAAGAAGAACTTCAACACGGTCAAATGGTTCTTATTACAACAGAAAAAGGTCAAGAAGTAGCTAAAATATTAAGAATTTCCCAATGTGTTTTTCAAAAATGGGGCGATCAGCTTCCTGAACCTCTTCCTTATGTAAGAGCATTGAGCGCTGTAGATTTACAAAGATATGAAATTATACAGGAAAGAGAAACCGCTGCTTTTCTCAAATGTACAGAGCTTATTGAAACGCATTCATTAACTATGAGGCTTATCAGCACAAAATATACATTTGATGAAAAAAAAGTAACTTTTTATTATACAGCTCCTCACAGAGTTGATTTTAGAAATCTGCTTAAAGATTTAACACAAACTTTTAGAAAAGTCCGTATTGACTTGCGACACATCGGGGTCAGAGATGAAACAGCTATCATTGAAGGAATAGGACTTTGCGGAAGACAGTTTTGCTGCTGTTCTTTTCTTTCTAACTTTGAGTCTATAAATATAAAACTGGCAAAAGATCAGGGAATGCCGATTAATCCGAGCAAAATTTCCGGTGTATGCGGACGTCTTTTGTGCTGCCTAAATTATGAATACTCAAATTATATTGATGCCGCAGCGGATATGCCGCCTATAGGCAGTAGTGTAATGACTCCTGACGGCATAGGAAAAGTAGCCGCACTGCATTTTCTTAATGCAAATATTGTTGTAAAACTTGAAGATGGAAGAGTTAAAGAATTCGGTAAAAAAGAAATCGAAATGCTCGAAGAGGATATTGGCAATATAGAACTGGATTACACTGTCGGCTATCAGGATGAAGATGAAACTGAAGTAATAAATATTGCCGAACTTGAAGAGGATGACTCAAGCTATACCACTAATATATAA
- the cysE gene encoding serine O-acetyltransferase yields the protein MFLSRIKEDIQTIFDNDPAAKTILEVIICYPGLHAILLHRAAHKLYVNKVPLLPRIISNLSRIITGVDIHPGAEIGRKFFIDHGMGVVIGETAIIGDNVLIYQGVTLGGTGKETGKRHPTLKNDIVVGSGAKILGNITIGNNVRIGAGSVVIEDVPDDSTVVGIPGRIVVHKGQKSHNLQHNVIPDPIKDALGELTSEIKELKQIVRQDTNCCECPNEENDEEYNDGAGI from the coding sequence ATGTTTTTATCGAGAATTAAAGAAGATATACAAACTATTTTTGACAATGATCCTGCAGCCAAAACCATTCTTGAGGTGATTATATGCTATCCGGGGCTTCATGCGATTTTGCTGCACAGAGCCGCACATAAATTATATGTGAATAAAGTTCCTCTTCTGCCGAGAATAATTTCAAATCTTTCCAGAATAATTACGGGCGTAGACATTCATCCGGGGGCAGAAATAGGCAGAAAGTTTTTTATAGACCACGGAATGGGTGTTGTTATTGGAGAAACTGCAATAATAGGCGATAATGTTTTGATTTATCAGGGTGTAACGCTTGGCGGTACAGGCAAAGAAACAGGCAAAAGACATCCAACTCTTAAAAATGATATTGTTGTAGGCTCAGGTGCAAAAATTCTTGGTAATATAACAATAGGAAACAATGTAAGAATTGGCGCAGGTTCTGTTGTTATAGAAGATGTTCCTGATGATTCAACGGTAGTAGGAATCCCCGGAAGAATAGTTGTTCATAAAGGTCAAAAAAGCCATAATTTGCAACACAATGTAATACCTGATCCGATAAAAGATGCTTTAGGAGAGCTTACCAGCGAAATAAAAGAGCTTAAACAAATAGTAAGACAGGATACAAATTGTTGTGAGTGTCCTAACGAAGAAAATGACGAAGAATATAACGATGGAGCAGGCATATAA
- the rfaE1 gene encoding D-glycero-beta-D-manno-heptose-7-phosphate kinase produces the protein MSNKEKLFKIIDNFKNFKVLVIGDIILDEYIWGKASRLSPEAPVPVLEVNKYSYILGGAANVANNIRTLGGKVCLAGIVGKDSSSDKLEEILSKNNIDISCIIKDETRPTTIKTRLITHNHHQLVRFDREVKDEISENTELEIIKKVSESIESIDLILLSDYSKGVLTNKLTHELIKLAKLHKKPVLVDPKGLDYSKYSGATLITPNRLEAETATKSPAGTTPEILAQKVKEQLELDYVMVTLGEDGILLYTNGETKQIPAVTSEVYDVTGAGDSLISGISLALLASYGDVEVSMELGNYAAGVAVRKIGTTAVTPKELKHIIELHLMENEEAEVNR, from the coding sequence ATGTCAAATAAAGAAAAACTTTTTAAAATAATCGACAACTTCAAAAATTTTAAAGTACTTGTCATAGGAGATATCATCCTTGATGAATATATCTGGGGAAAAGCCAGCAGACTTTCTCCTGAAGCCCCTGTGCCTGTGCTTGAAGTAAACAAATATTCTTATATCCTTGGAGGAGCGGCAAACGTTGCAAATAATATAAGAACTCTCGGAGGGAAGGTCTGTTTGGCAGGAATTGTCGGAAAAGATTCTTCTTCTGACAAACTTGAAGAAATTCTTTCAAAGAATAATATTGATATATCCTGTATTATTAAAGATGAAACACGCCCGACCACTATAAAAACAAGACTTATAACGCATAATCATCACCAGCTTGTCAGGTTTGACAGAGAGGTTAAAGACGAAATTTCTGAAAACACTGAGCTTGAAATTATCAAAAAAGTTTCTGAGTCTATAGAATCAATAGATTTGATTTTATTGTCAGATTATTCAAAAGGCGTACTGACCAATAAACTTACTCATGAGCTTATAAAACTTGCAAAACTTCATAAAAAGCCTGTTCTCGTTGACCCTAAAGGCTTAGATTACAGTAAATATTCGGGAGCAACCCTGATTACCCCAAACAGGCTGGAAGCAGAGACTGCAACGAAATCACCGGCCGGTACTACTCCTGAGATTCTGGCGCAAAAAGTAAAAGAACAGCTTGAACTTGATTATGTAATGGTTACTCTTGGAGAAGACGGTATTCTTCTTTATACTAACGGCGAAACAAAACAAATTCCTGCTGTAACCTCAGAAGTTTATGATGTAACAGGAGCGGGAGATTCCCTGATTTCAGGAATTTCGCTGGCATTACTTGCTTCTTACGGAGACGTGGAAGTTTCTATGGAGCTTGGAAATTATGCCGCAGGTGTTGCAGTCAGAAAAATCGGAACCACTGCTGTAACTCCAAAAGAATTAAAACATATTATCGAACTTCATCTTATGGAAAACGAAGAAGCAGAGGTTAATAGATAA
- the rfaE2 gene encoding D-glycero-beta-D-manno-heptose 1-phosphate adenylyltransferase: MGEVVELNQLLNIISEVKNQNKTIITTNGCFDIIHAGHVRYLKHAKELGDVLVVCLNSDESVQRLKGPTRPLNHQDDRAEVMSALSSVDYVVIFNEDTPINILDKIKPDIHVKGGDYTEETLPETAVIKQGGGKIQFIPFVEGRSTTNIINKISLAERE; this comes from the coding sequence ATGGGCGAAGTTGTCGAATTAAACCAACTTTTAAATATAATCAGCGAAGTGAAAAATCAAAATAAGACTATTATAACTACAAACGGCTGCTTTGATATAATCCATGCCGGTCATGTAAGATACCTGAAACACGCAAAAGAGCTTGGAGATGTTTTAGTGGTTTGTTTGAATTCGGATGAATCAGTACAAAGGCTCAAAGGCCCTACAAGACCGCTAAATCATCAGGATGACAGGGCAGAAGTCATGTCGGCTCTTTCTTCAGTAGATTATGTGGTGATTTTTAATGAAGATACGCCTATCAACATTCTTGATAAAATCAAACCCGATATCCATGTAAAAGGCGGGGATTATACGGAAGAAACTCTTCCTGAAACAGCTGTGATAAAGCAGGGCGGTGGGAAAATCCAGTTTATTCCCTTTGTTGAAGGACGTTCAACCACAAATATAATCAATAAGATTTCTCTTGCGGAGCGTGAGTAA
- a CDS encoding SRPBCC family protein, whose protein sequence is MNRNRLFSFLLGLFLFLSCLFSETAFAVTIQTDEYDSLERGIVLQKSLSLQLRGGLKGSESKILINAPTRKVWNVLDDKENLPKFIHQIKRASIIEEKNEQQKVVTTVKLCDLLPSFSYVLVFDSSEKFRRMKFKKTGGAFKELYGYFEMIPYQDKTILAYRIYSDPGFYIPEFICKAMRGDATKIMRSIKKEAEK, encoded by the coding sequence GTGAACAGGAATAGGTTGTTTTCATTTTTATTGGGACTATTTTTGTTTTTAAGTTGTCTTTTCTCTGAAACTGCATTTGCCGTAACAATCCAAACCGATGAATATGACAGTCTTGAAAGAGGAATTGTTCTCCAAAAATCACTTAGTTTGCAATTAAGAGGTGGATTGAAAGGATCTGAAAGTAAAATACTGATTAATGCACCTACCAGAAAAGTATGGAATGTGCTTGATGATAAGGAAAATCTCCCTAAGTTTATTCATCAGATAAAAAGAGCAAGTATTATTGAAGAAAAAAATGAACAGCAAAAAGTTGTTACAACCGTAAAATTATGTGATTTGCTGCCAAGTTTTAGTTATGTTCTTGTTTTTGACAGTTCTGAGAAATTCAGAAGAATGAAATTTAAAAAAACAGGAGGAGCTTTCAAAGAGCTTTATGGCTACTTTGAAATGATTCCGTATCAGGATAAAACGATACTCGCATACAGGATTTATTCAGACCCGGGCTTTTATATCCCTGAATTTATATGCAAAGCCATGAGAGGTGATGCAACAAAAATTATGAGATCTATAAAAAAAGAGGCCGAGAAGTAA
- the rplU gene encoding 50S ribosomal protein L21, with the protein MLAIVETCGKQYEIQEGRYIDVEFLGKDENETLELDKVVMIVAGDQSQIGQPYLEGATVKVTVLKNGKDKKVLVYKQRRKKGYRNKNGHRQQFSRIMIESIDFPGKDSVLAAESSKETVIKTETKEKAPKAPKTTKKAPAKKVEKIEKIEKVEAIETVETAVEVVETETEKEEN; encoded by the coding sequence ATGCTTGCAATAGTTGAAACTTGTGGAAAACAATACGAAATACAAGAGGGCAGATATATTGACGTTGAGTTTTTAGGTAAAGACGAAAACGAAACTCTTGAACTCGATAAAGTTGTAATGATCGTAGCAGGAGACCAGTCACAAATCGGTCAGCCTTATCTTGAAGGTGCTACAGTAAAAGTAACCGTACTTAAAAACGGAAAAGACAAAAAAGTTCTTGTTTATAAACAAAGACGTAAAAAAGGCTATCGTAATAAAAACGGACACAGACAACAATTTTCCAGAATTATGATAGAAAGTATCGATTTCCCCGGAAAAGATTCTGTTTTAGCTGCTGAATCCTCTAAAGAAACAGTAATCAAAACTGAAACAAAAGAAAAAGCCCCTAAAGCTCCTAAAACTACTAAAAAAGCACCAGCAAAAAAAGTAGAAAAAATTGAAAAAATTGAAAAAGTAGAAGCTATAGAAACTGTGGAAACTGCTGTAGAAGTTGTAGAAACAGAAACAGAAAAAGAAGAAAATTAA
- the rpmA gene encoding 50S ribosomal protein L27, whose protein sequence is MAHKKGVGSTKNGRDSHAQRLGVKKYGGQLVRSGNILVRQRGTKFHPGNNVGIGSDDTLFATIDGVVTFEKHRRDKTQISVYAVG, encoded by the coding sequence ATGGCTCATAAGAAGGGTGTAGGCTCAACAAAAAATGGTCGCGACAGTCATGCGCAGCGACTCGGTGTTAAAAAATATGGCGGTCAGCTTGTTAGATCAGGTAATATTTTAGTACGTCAGAGAGGAACAAAATTCCATCCCGGAAATAATGTCGGCATCGGTTCCGATGATACATTATTTGCAACTATTGATGGCGTTGTGACTTTTGAAAAACACAGAAGAGATAAAACTCAAATCAGCGTTTACGCTGTAGGTTAG